The Nitrosarchaeum sp. region ATGTTCATCGCGGTGAAGAAAAGATGGCTGAATATAGAAATTATATCACAAATATTCCTCATTTAGAAAGACCCGTAATTCATGATTCGTGTAATGTATTATATCCATATGTTTTAGGAGTTGAAGAAATATTAGGTATTGAAGTACCAGAACGAGCTAAATATGTTCGAGTAATTGCATCCGAGCTTAATCGTTGTATCTATACAATGTACTGGCTTGCAATCTATGGCATTTTCTTAGGACATTCTACAATGTTTATGTGGCCTGCTGGTGATCGTGAACTCTTAATTGATCTAATGGAAAAAATGACTGGTGCACGTGTTACACATGCACATTTTGTACCTGGAGGAGTTAGAAATGATTTACCACCAAACTTTGAAGATGTTTGTTTACGTCAGGTAAACTATTTTGAAAAACGTATCAAAGAGTATGCGGCAATATTTTATGACAATCCAATTTTAATTGCAAGAACAAAAGACACTGGTATTTTATCAAGGCAGGATGCAATTAGACTTGGAACAACTGGTTCAGTACTTCGTGCAAGCGGTGTTGATTATGATCTTAGAAAGAAAGAACCATACGATGTCTATGAAGAATTGGATGTTCATACTAATGTTATGAAAGAAGGGGATTCTTATGCAAGATCTAGAGTCCCATGGCTTGATATGTTGGAAAGTTGTGCAATAATTCGGCAAGCATTACAAAAAATGCCAAAATCCGGTTCTGTTAGAGTTAAACTAAAACCAAATCCAAAAGGTAAGGGACTTGATTCCGTATACAAACGTGTAGAGTCTGGTAGAGGTTCTTTGGGATGCTATATTGTATCCGATGCAAAACCCGAACCTTATCGTGTAAAGATGAGTGTTGGTTCATTTAGAAATTTAATTGCATTACCATATCTTCTCAAAGGCGAAAAACTTGGCAACATGCCCTCTGTTTATTGGAGTCTTAATTATTGGCCTGTGGAGGCAGATCGATAAATGTCTGTTATTGCACCAAATTTCAAGTTTAGCGAATTTGTAAAATCTATTTTAGATAATCTATTTTGGATATTACTTATTTTTACATTAGTTGGAATTCCCGCAGTACAGATTGTCTTATTCTATATTGAAATGCCAGTTATCGATGGTGAATTACTTACACCATTTCTTGCATTAACATGGTTGGCAGATCCGTCCAGAACACTTCCAATTCTAAAAGCATTTATGAATACTGATTTGTTTAGAATTGCAGCATTTCCAGGATTTGGTTTTGCAGCATTAATTGCAGCTGGGACTATCTTCATAGAAAGAAAAATGCTGGCAAAATTACAACTACGTGTTGGTCCATTTTATTGTGGTAAAGTTGAAGGAATTTTACAATTAATGGGAGATGGACTTAAACTAATATCAAAAGAAATTATTATTCCAGCAAAAGCAGATAAACCAATTTTCTGGGCTGCGCCTGTGATATTTGTTGCAACTGCAGCTGCGTTTGTTGCATTAATTCCAGTTGCACCAGGTTGGGTAGTTGCAGATGTTGATGTTGGATTATTAGCTGTATTTGCAATCATTGGATTCTTTCCAATTATTACTATTCTATCTGCATGGTCTTCAAATAGTAAATTTCCATTCATTGGTGGAATAAGAGCATTACATCAAATGGTGTCATTTGAAATTCCATTGATTCTCTCTTTATTGGGCGTAGTAATTCTTACTGGAACTCTAAATCTTTCTGAAATAGTTGAGAGTCAGACTAATTTCCCATGGATTATTTTCTTACCAATAGGAGCAATTATTTTCTTTATTACAATATTAGCTGAATTAGAAAGAATTCCTTTTGATTTACCTGAAGCTGAAAGTGAAATTGTTGCTGGTTGGTTAACTGAATTTTCTGGAATGATCTATGGTCTTGTTCAATTAGGAACCTATCTGAAACTTTATGCATTTG contains the following coding sequences:
- a CDS encoding NADH-quinone oxidoreductase subunit D: MNPELPPGLALQKVDERIMTLNVGPQHPGSGHMRIIVQIDGDFIVACDPDPGYVHRGEEKMAEYRNYITNIPHLERPVIHDSCNVLYPYVLGVEEILGIEVPERAKYVRVIASELNRCIYTMYWLAIYGIFLGHSTMFMWPAGDRELLIDLMEKMTGARVTHAHFVPGGVRNDLPPNFEDVCLRQVNYFEKRIKEYAAIFYDNPILIARTKDTGILSRQDAIRLGTTGSVLRASGVDYDLRKKEPYDVYEELDVHTNVMKEGDSYARSRVPWLDMLESCAIIRQALQKMPKSGSVRVKLKPNPKGKGLDSVYKRVESGRGSLGCYIVSDAKPEPYRVKMSVGSFRNLIALPYLLKGEKLGNMPSVYWSLNYWPVEADR
- the nuoH gene encoding NADH-quinone oxidoreductase subunit NuoH, yielding MSVIAPNFKFSEFVKSILDNLFWILLIFTLVGIPAVQIVLFYIEMPVIDGELLTPFLALTWLADPSRTLPILKAFMNTDLFRIAAFPGFGFAALIAAGTIFIERKMLAKLQLRVGPFYCGKVEGILQLMGDGLKLISKEIIIPAKADKPIFWAAPVIFVATAAAFVALIPVAPGWVVADVDVGLLAVFAIIGFFPIITILSAWSSNSKFPFIGGIRALHQMVSFEIPLILSLLGVVILTGTLNLSEIVESQTNFPWIIFLPIGAIIFFITILAELERIPFDLPEAESEIVAGWLTEFSGMIYGLVQLGTYLKLYAFAALFVVLFLGGWTGPMIWPPFPEEIITDGIVMGPITAKIPGLPVFSQEMLNGVVWFVIKTVGVIFFILLPRGVFPRIRIDMLLSLGWYKLIGLAFVNIFIALGLLYAGVLGPGGIL